The proteins below come from a single Comamonas antarctica genomic window:
- a CDS encoding sensor histidine kinase, producing the protein MQFRPSLQRELLAWTLGGLVVVWSAFIWFGYLTGEHEADELTDGHLASVTSLLLAQRATAFTSQPDAAALSNPSLKAHDYQHSMSVVIWDRDGRVLARTGEAPLPDFGLDDGFQTVALGPKQVPWRMFVRWNDGERERRVAVLVPIEERDALAEDIAEQVATPGLWLLPVVALVLVLAVRRGLRPLNQLSEQVRSLEVGQALQLKVPPHEEFQTMVKAIETLSNRYTSALQRERDLANEFAHELRTPLASLQLHVELLKTAPPDAMPALLQRLDQDAQRSAAVIRDLLALARASRTQLAEDAASFNLAELVRQVAADYGDKAYQARHELSVCAPDTVMLRGYSSLLEMALRNLIENSLAHTPPGTLIEVLVGTEPVSIEVRDTARPGAQEGAAHEIMGLGLGHQVVQKVAAIHGAGFAKTACPERAATGHRMGPLRDIAS; encoded by the coding sequence ATGCAATTCAGACCTTCCCTGCAGCGCGAGCTGCTGGCGTGGACCCTGGGCGGACTGGTGGTGGTCTGGTCGGCCTTCATCTGGTTCGGCTATCTCACGGGCGAACATGAAGCCGACGAGCTGACCGACGGGCACCTGGCCAGCGTGACCTCGCTGCTGCTCGCGCAGCGCGCCACGGCGTTCACCAGCCAGCCCGACGCGGCGGCGCTGAGCAACCCCAGCCTCAAGGCGCATGATTACCAGCACTCGATGAGCGTCGTGATCTGGGACCGCGACGGCCGCGTGCTGGCGCGCACCGGCGAGGCGCCGTTGCCCGACTTCGGGCTGGACGACGGCTTCCAGACCGTGGCGCTCGGGCCGAAGCAGGTGCCCTGGCGCATGTTCGTGCGCTGGAACGACGGCGAACGCGAGCGGCGCGTTGCGGTGCTGGTGCCGATCGAGGAACGCGATGCGCTGGCGGAGGACATCGCCGAGCAGGTGGCGACGCCCGGTCTCTGGCTGCTGCCGGTCGTGGCGCTGGTACTGGTGCTGGCGGTGCGGCGCGGGCTTCGGCCGCTGAACCAGCTCAGCGAGCAGGTGCGCTCGCTCGAAGTCGGCCAGGCGCTGCAGCTGAAGGTGCCGCCGCACGAGGAGTTCCAGACCATGGTCAAGGCCATCGAGACCTTGTCCAACCGCTATACCTCGGCGCTGCAGCGCGAGCGCGACCTGGCCAATGAATTCGCGCATGAGCTCAGAACCCCGCTGGCGTCGCTGCAACTGCATGTCGAACTGCTCAAGACCGCGCCGCCCGATGCCATGCCGGCGCTGCTGCAGCGGCTGGACCAGGATGCGCAGCGCAGTGCCGCCGTGATCCGCGATCTGCTCGCGCTGGCGCGCGCCAGCCGCACGCAGCTGGCCGAGGATGCAGCCTCGTTCAACCTTGCCGAGCTGGTCAGGCAGGTGGCGGCCGACTATGGCGACAAGGCCTACCAGGCGCGCCATGAACTGAGCGTCTGCGCGCCCGACACCGTGATGCTGCGCGGCTACAGCTCGCTGCTGGAAATGGCCCTGCGCAACCTGATCGAGAACTCGCTGGCGCACACCCCGCCCGGAACCCTGATCGAAGTGCTGGTGGGCACGGAGCCGGTGTCGATCGAGGTGCGCGACACCGCGCGCCCAGGCGCGCAGGAAGGCGCGGCGCATGAAATCATGGGACTCGGCCTGGGGCACCAGGTGGTGCAGAAGGTGGCCGCGATCCATGGCGCCGGCTTCGCCAAGACGGCTTGCCCCGAGCGCGCCGCCACGGGCCACAGGATGGGCCCGCTGCGCGATATCGCCAGCTAG
- a CDS encoding response regulator — translation MRILIVEDDPGIAAGLQENLQQRGYAVDVCGNVAQAWSALCTEPFSAVLLDLGLPDQDGSELLKRLRGSPQAVPGVQRLPDPATPVLILTARDQVHQRIAGLDSGADDYLAKPFDVAELEARLRALLRRSAGRASPTITHGDLVVDPATRTVHRAGALVEMSPREFSVLLVLLEARGRVLSRQQLEERLYSWQSSLDSNAIEVHIHHLRRKLGGERIQTMRGVGYFIPWDSEG, via the coding sequence ATGCGAATCCTCATAGTCGAAGACGATCCCGGCATTGCCGCCGGTTTGCAGGAGAACCTGCAGCAGCGCGGTTACGCGGTGGATGTCTGCGGGAATGTCGCGCAGGCCTGGAGCGCGCTGTGCACCGAGCCGTTCTCGGCGGTGCTGCTGGACCTGGGGCTGCCCGACCAGGATGGCAGCGAGCTGCTGAAGCGGCTGCGCGGCAGCCCGCAAGCCGTGCCCGGCGTGCAGCGCCTGCCCGATCCGGCCACGCCGGTGCTGATCCTGACCGCGCGCGACCAGGTGCACCAGCGCATCGCGGGGCTGGATTCGGGCGCCGACGACTACCTGGCCAAGCCCTTCGACGTGGCGGAACTCGAAGCGCGGCTGCGCGCGCTGCTGCGCCGCTCGGCCGGCCGGGCCTCGCCGACCATCACCCACGGCGACCTGGTGGTCGACCCGGCGACCCGCACGGTGCACCGCGCCGGCGCGCTGGTCGAGATGTCGCCGCGCGAATTCTCGGTCCTGCTGGTGCTGCTCGAAGCGCGCGGGCGGGTGCTGTCGCGGCAGCAGCTCGAAGAGCGGCTCTACAGCTGGCAGAGTTCGCTCGACAGCAATGCCATCGAAGTGCATATCCACCACCTGCGCCGCAAGCTGGGCGGCGAGCGCATCCAGACCATGCGCGGCGTGGGCTACTTCATTCCCTGGGACAGCGAAGGCTAG
- a CDS encoding acetolactate synthase large subunit produces MNGAKSLVKTLLAAGVDTCFANPGTSEMHFVAALDQVPGMQCVLGLQENVVTGMADGYYRIARKPACTLLHCGPGLANGMANLHNARRARSGIVNIVGDQATYHRPFDAPLTADTTGMAQTVSAWVRTSTHSAELGRDAAEAVRAAQTFPGQVASLILPADVSWEEGGIVGTPFAVPVPPGIDSGAIEQAARTLRDQRDVLILLGGPAVFSESQALVQRIASATGAAVMASYAGASHLARGRGRMQLERVPYVMEQAIKALDPYRHIILVNATPPVGFFGYPGMPSEQANPNAQFHVLSRPDQDPVEALRGLVKALNAPEAAIPDPGPRPEAASGAPTPEGLAQTLAALMPENAIISDESVSYGRGFYKFTHAAPAHDWLHLAGGAIGDGMPVATGAALGAKKQRRVINLQADGSAMYTLQSLWTQAREQLPVTTIILNNSKYNILIGEYRNVGATPGATAMSMLDLGNPSIEWTRLANGMGVEAARADSMEELAKLMQASFGKSGPFLIELMV; encoded by the coding sequence ATGAATGGTGCAAAGAGCCTGGTGAAGACGCTGCTGGCAGCGGGTGTGGATACCTGTTTCGCCAACCCCGGCACGAGCGAGATGCATTTCGTCGCCGCCCTGGACCAGGTGCCGGGCATGCAGTGCGTGCTGGGCCTGCAGGAGAACGTGGTCACCGGCATGGCCGACGGCTACTACCGCATCGCGCGCAAGCCGGCCTGCACGCTGCTGCACTGCGGCCCGGGGCTGGCCAACGGCATGGCCAACCTGCACAACGCGCGCCGCGCGCGCAGCGGCATCGTCAACATCGTCGGCGACCAGGCCACCTACCACCGCCCGTTCGATGCGCCGCTCACGGCCGACACCACGGGCATGGCGCAGACCGTGTCCGCCTGGGTGCGCACCAGCACGCACAGCGCCGAGCTGGGCCGCGACGCTGCCGAGGCGGTGCGCGCGGCGCAGACCTTCCCGGGCCAGGTCGCGAGCCTGATCCTGCCCGCCGATGTATCGTGGGAAGAGGGCGGCATCGTCGGCACGCCCTTTGCCGTGCCGGTGCCGCCGGGCATCGACAGCGGCGCCATCGAGCAGGCCGCGCGCACGCTGCGCGACCAGCGCGACGTGCTGATCCTGCTGGGCGGCCCGGCCGTGTTCAGCGAATCCCAGGCGCTGGTCCAGCGCATCGCCAGCGCCACCGGCGCGGCCGTGATGGCCAGCTATGCCGGCGCCTCGCACCTCGCGCGCGGCCGCGGCCGCATGCAGCTCGAACGCGTGCCCTATGTCATGGAGCAGGCGATCAAGGCGCTCGACCCGTACCGCCACATCATCCTGGTCAACGCCACCCCGCCGGTCGGCTTCTTCGGCTATCCCGGCATGCCGTCGGAGCAGGCCAACCCGAACGCCCAGTTCCATGTGCTGTCGCGCCCCGACCAGGACCCGGTCGAAGCCCTGCGCGGCCTGGTCAAGGCGCTGAACGCGCCCGAGGCCGCCATTCCCGATCCGGGCCCGCGCCCCGAGGCCGCCAGCGGTGCGCCCACGCCCGAGGGCCTGGCCCAGACCCTGGCCGCGCTGATGCCCGAGAACGCCATCATCTCGGATGAAAGCGTGTCCTACGGCCGCGGTTTCTACAAATTCACGCACGCCGCGCCCGCGCACGACTGGCTGCATCTGGCCGGCGGCGCCATCGGCGATGGCATGCCGGTCGCGACCGGCGCGGCGCTGGGCGCGAAGAAGCAGCGCCGCGTCATCAACCTGCAGGCCGACGGTTCGGCCATGTACACGCTGCAGTCGCTGTGGACGCAGGCGCGCGAACAGTTGCCGGTGACCACCATCATCCTCAACAACAGCAAGTACAACATCCTCATCGGCGAGTACCGCAACGTCGGCGCCACGCCCGGCGCGACCGCGATGAGCATGCTGGACCTGGGCAATCCCTCGATCGAGTGGACCCGGCTCGCCAACGGCATGGGCGTCGAGGCCGCGCGCGCGGACTCGATGGAGGAACTGGCGAAGCTGATGCAGGCCAGCTTCGGCAAGAGCGGCCCCTTCCTCATCGAGCTGATGGTCTGA
- a CDS encoding MFS transporter, producing the protein MDTRSSVRGLAALTFALMLSQFFRSCLAVMAPEVQSELQLSPAGFGTLSSCYFLSFGIAQIPVGMAFDKYGVGAPTRVLLALGVVSAALFAFAPNGGTAMLAQVGLGLACAPVFMGLMHFAALALPPHRFAASVSRANAAGMLGALCATAPLGWAVHAFGWRMPVLVAGLLMAVACFFVATQVRDAGNAEARQEGTAAMLRASGRLLFVPALWTLIPLCMALAVGTTFRNSWGGPYLADVFGMPAGTRGLALALLSVAAICAAAVQPWFVQRYSVRTTVLGWALAALAAAAALALMPEAGLLLDLPLLALLGTIGVLHPLVMSHGRLLLAPEVIGRGLGLLNTFVFLGSAAAAWIFGLIADANLGAGGTPAAAFTRIFAFATAMVLVGIAAYMLSPSMARAAASTRKPPAS; encoded by the coding sequence ATGGACACCCGATCCTCCGTGCGCGGCCTGGCCGCGCTGACCTTTGCGCTCATGCTGAGCCAGTTCTTTCGCAGCTGCCTGGCCGTGATGGCGCCCGAGGTGCAAAGCGAGTTGCAGCTGTCGCCGGCCGGTTTCGGCACGCTGTCGTCGTGCTACTTCCTGTCGTTCGGCATCGCGCAGATTCCCGTGGGCATGGCCTTCGACAAATATGGCGTTGGCGCGCCCACGCGGGTGCTGCTGGCGCTGGGCGTGGTGTCCGCCGCGCTGTTTGCGTTCGCGCCCAACGGCGGCACGGCCATGCTGGCCCAGGTCGGGCTGGGCCTGGCCTGCGCGCCGGTCTTCATGGGGCTGATGCATTTCGCGGCGCTGGCGCTGCCGCCGCACCGCTTCGCGGCCTCGGTGAGCCGGGCCAACGCGGCCGGCATGCTGGGCGCGCTGTGCGCGACCGCGCCGCTGGGCTGGGCGGTGCATGCGTTTGGCTGGCGCATGCCGGTGCTGGTGGCGGGCCTGCTGATGGCCGTGGCCTGCTTCTTCGTCGCCACCCAGGTCCGCGACGCCGGCAACGCCGAAGCGCGCCAGGAGGGCACGGCGGCGATGCTGCGCGCCAGCGGCCGCCTGCTGTTCGTGCCCGCGCTGTGGACGCTGATCCCGCTGTGCATGGCGCTGGCCGTGGGCACGACCTTCCGCAACTCCTGGGGCGGGCCTTACCTGGCCGATGTGTTCGGCATGCCCGCCGGCACGCGCGGCCTGGCGCTGGCGCTGCTGAGCGTGGCGGCCATCTGCGCGGCGGCGGTGCAGCCCTGGTTCGTGCAGCGCTATTCGGTGCGCACGACGGTGCTGGGCTGGGCGCTGGCCGCACTGGCCGCGGCCGCGGCGCTGGCGCTGATGCCGGAAGCGGGGCTGCTGCTGGACCTTCCGCTGCTGGCGCTGCTGGGCACCATCGGCGTGCTGCACCCGCTGGTGATGTCCCACGGCCGGCTGCTGCTCGCGCCCGAGGTCATCGGCCGGGGCCTGGGCCTGCTCAATACCTTCGTGTTTCTCGGCTCGGCCGCCGCGGCCTGGATCTTCGGGCTGATTGCCGATGCCAACCTCGGCGCAGGGGGCACGCCCGCCGCCGCGTTCACCCGGATCTTTGCGTTTGCCACGGCCATGGTGCTGGTGGGGATCGCTGCCTATATGCTCAGTCCCTCGATGGCGCGCGCCGCGGCATCGACCCGCAAGCCCCCGGCTTCCTGA
- a CDS encoding metallophosphoesterase, whose translation MFHVYCAIAYLFIVARVIAPLPIRPRWRFLLAVALLPGALYHFWSRLLFGTMFSAEVPYAIAALLGWTFCSFVLLLVFTVIGEIVAMLQALALRRLSNPPGATARRVTKLVLAFALGGYGFIQAARLPEVHRVPLAVKDLPADLEGFRMVQLTDLHISKLFQRDWVEGVVGRTNALQADLIVVTGDFIDGTVEARRDDVAPLAQLKARHGVIGIPGNHEYYFDYGAWKTALEGLGIRMLTNQHAVVQHGAGQLTVAGIADAVAQRFGYEGPDLNKALEGAPAAAPVVLLAHRPAGAASHAEAGVALQLSGHTHGGMVMGMEPVFGPPNEGYLSRGYRVGGMQLYVSNGTGLWMGFPIRLGVPSEITEFVLTRDR comes from the coding sequence GTGTTTCACGTCTACTGCGCCATTGCCTATCTGTTCATCGTCGCGCGCGTCATCGCACCGCTGCCGATCCGCCCGCGCTGGCGCTTTCTGCTGGCCGTCGCGCTGCTGCCCGGTGCGCTCTACCATTTCTGGAGCCGCCTCCTGTTCGGCACCATGTTCTCGGCCGAGGTGCCGTATGCCATTGCCGCGCTGCTGGGCTGGACCTTCTGCAGTTTCGTGCTGCTGCTGGTGTTCACCGTCATCGGCGAGATCGTGGCCATGCTGCAGGCCCTGGCGCTGCGCCGCCTGTCGAATCCGCCCGGCGCGACGGCACGCCGGGTCACCAAGCTGGTGCTGGCGTTCGCGCTGGGCGGCTATGGCTTCATCCAGGCCGCGCGGCTGCCCGAAGTCCACCGCGTGCCACTGGCCGTGAAGGACCTGCCGGCCGATCTCGAAGGTTTCAGGATGGTGCAGCTTACCGACCTGCACATCAGCAAACTGTTCCAGCGCGACTGGGTCGAAGGCGTGGTCGGGCGCACCAATGCGCTCCAGGCCGATCTGATCGTCGTGACCGGCGATTTCATCGACGGCACGGTCGAGGCCCGTCGCGACGATGTCGCGCCGCTGGCGCAGCTCAAGGCGCGCCATGGCGTGATCGGCATTCCCGGCAACCACGAGTACTACTTCGATTACGGCGCCTGGAAAACCGCGCTCGAAGGCCTGGGCATACGCATGCTCACCAACCAGCATGCGGTGGTGCAGCACGGCGCAGGCCAATTGACCGTGGCCGGCATTGCCGACGCGGTCGCGCAGCGTTTCGGCTACGAAGGCCCCGACCTGAACAAGGCGCTTGAAGGCGCGCCGGCCGCCGCGCCCGTCGTGCTGCTCGCGCACCGGCCCGCGGGCGCGGCCAGCCACGCCGAGGCGGGCGTCGCGCTGCAGCTGTCGGGGCATACGCATGGCGGCATGGTGATGGGCATGGAGCCGGTGTTCGGCCCGCCCAACGAAGGCTATCTGAGCCGGGGCTACCGCGTTGGCGGCATGCAGCTTTACGTGAGCAACGGCACCGGGCTGTGGATGGGTTTCCCGATCCGGCTGGGCGTGCCGTCCGAGATCACCGAATTCGTGCTGACCCGTGATCGGTAA
- a CDS encoding helix-turn-helix domain-containing protein, translating to MPTEHALPDRAAAQVDGRRWRRAQRDYIDEPLEAVPREQVQCSSAGRPWHGISLWHQRADAQDLYIPPAGKHCIIVRRGPDTGLLQRHGNETHDVRWKTGEVVLLPAHTPSFWRTELPRDNLHLDLSPHWLEKVSGQEAASLGLRSCFGKSDPVLTQLVQVLLLALDDHSGLQPAFADGIAASVAIHLLEHYRLPGQAAKSAPGLTARQLRHLQAYVLDHLDQPLSVEQLAAEVQFSAWHFARCFKASCGLTPHRFVLQQRLQRARTLLLESRLPVGEIARQLGFASAPHFSQAFARHWGLSPLRLRQQH from the coding sequence ATGCCCACCGAACACGCCCTGCCCGACCGCGCCGCCGCGCAGGTGGACGGCCGCCGCTGGCGCCGCGCGCAGCGCGACTACATCGACGAGCCGCTGGAGGCGGTGCCGCGCGAGCAGGTCCAGTGCTCGAGCGCGGGCCGGCCCTGGCATGGCATCTCGCTGTGGCACCAGCGCGCCGATGCGCAGGACCTCTATATCCCGCCCGCGGGCAAGCACTGCATCATCGTGCGCCGCGGGCCCGACACCGGGCTGCTGCAGCGCCATGGCAACGAGACCCATGACGTGCGCTGGAAAACCGGCGAGGTGGTGCTGCTGCCCGCGCACACGCCCAGCTTCTGGCGCACCGAGCTGCCGCGCGACAACCTGCACCTCGACCTGTCGCCGCACTGGCTCGAAAAGGTCAGCGGCCAGGAGGCCGCAAGCCTGGGACTGCGCAGCTGCTTCGGCAAATCCGATCCGGTGTTGACGCAGCTGGTGCAGGTGCTGCTGCTGGCGCTGGACGACCACAGCGGGCTGCAGCCCGCCTTCGCCGACGGCATCGCGGCCAGCGTGGCCATCCATCTGCTCGAGCATTACCGTCTGCCGGGCCAGGCTGCCAAGTCCGCGCCCGGACTCACGGCGCGGCAGCTGCGCCATCTGCAGGCCTATGTTCTCGACCATCTAGACCAGCCGCTGAGCGTCGAGCAACTGGCCGCCGAAGTGCAGTTCAGCGCCTGGCATTTCGCGCGCTGCTTCAAGGCCAGCTGCGGCCTCACGCCGCACCGGTTCGTGCTGCAGCAGCGCCTGCAGCGCGCGCGCACGCTGCTGCTGGAGTCGCGCCTGCCGGTGGGCGAGATCGCGCGCCAGCTGGGTTTTGCCTCGGCGCCGCATTTCTCGCAGGCCTTCGCACGCCACTGGGGACTGTCGCCGCTGCGGCTGCGCCAGCAGCACTGA
- a CDS encoding Bug family tripartite tricarboxylate transporter substrate binding protein, with translation MISRRSLILSGAALPCATLAPLARAQAAQPFPRRPVMWVVPYPAGGFGDAVSRVLAQHMSGTLKQPVVVENKPGAGGQIAAAHVKQQPADGHTLLYGDIGPFAMNAALYPKLNYHMQRDFLPITRLLSSSLLLVVPPGSPFKTFDDLVQAAKSRKPDVALSYGSYGIGSQPHIWMEMLKRETRGQFQHVAYKGGAPAIQDLMGGHIEAMLDVAANSLPYVQEGKLRALAVVGSDKRLERLPQVPTVAELGYPGLNAPGWTGVVARAGTPPEIAEQLRQAVVLAVQSEEIKRRFGDLGVTPAPQAPADFGRFIQSETERWGAAIRGAGVVLE, from the coding sequence ATGATTTCACGGCGTTCCCTGATCCTGAGCGGTGCGGCCCTGCCCTGCGCCACGCTCGCCCCGCTGGCGCGCGCGCAGGCCGCGCAGCCGTTTCCACGCCGCCCGGTGATGTGGGTCGTGCCCTATCCCGCGGGCGGCTTCGGCGATGCGGTCTCGCGCGTGCTGGCGCAGCACATGAGCGGCACGCTCAAGCAGCCGGTGGTCGTCGAGAACAAGCCCGGCGCGGGCGGGCAGATCGCGGCCGCACATGTCAAGCAGCAGCCGGCCGACGGCCACACGCTGCTGTACGGCGACATCGGCCCGTTCGCGATGAATGCGGCGCTCTATCCCAAGCTCAACTACCACATGCAGCGCGATTTCCTGCCGATCACGCGCCTGCTCAGCTCCAGCCTGCTGCTGGTGGTGCCGCCGGGCAGCCCGTTCAAGACGTTTGACGACCTGGTGCAGGCGGCGAAGTCGCGCAAGCCGGACGTAGCGCTGTCCTATGGCTCGTACGGCATCGGCAGCCAGCCGCATATCTGGATGGAAATGCTCAAGCGGGAAACCAGGGGACAGTTCCAGCATGTCGCCTACAAGGGCGGCGCGCCCGCGATCCAGGACCTGATGGGCGGCCATATCGAGGCCATGCTGGACGTGGCCGCGAACAGCCTGCCCTATGTGCAGGAAGGCAAGCTGCGCGCGCTGGCCGTGGTCGGCAGCGACAAGCGCCTGGAGCGCCTGCCCCAGGTGCCCACGGTCGCCGAACTCGGCTACCCGGGCCTCAATGCGCCGGGCTGGACGGGTGTCGTCGCCCGCGCCGGCACGCCGCCCGAGATCGCCGAGCAGCTGCGCCAGGCCGTGGTGCTGGCCGTGCAGTCGGAGGAGATCAAGCGCCGCTTCGGCGACCTGGGCGTGACGCCCGCGCCGCAGGCGCCCGCGGATTTCGGCCGCTTCATCCAGTCCGAGACCGAGCGCTGGGGCGCGGCCATCCGCGGCGCCGGCGTGGTGCTGGAGTGA
- a CDS encoding SDR family NAD(P)-dependent oxidoreductase has product MAGSLFDLGGKVALVTGATGGLGVALCEALGAHGASVLVSDHDAGACARRAARLGAAGIDAAPLCMDLADIGGIAAQAARALAWKGGIDILVCNAGVQGPAGPLAEIGTADWQQVMDINLRSVLELSTQLLPAMAARGGGSVILMSSIAGLRGNKAIGLYGLSKAALAQLARNLAVEWGPQGIRANAISPGLIRTPLATPLLGDAAFMQRRLAQTPLRRVGEPHEIAGAAVMLASAAGAFITGHNLVIDGGTTIGDGN; this is encoded by the coding sequence ATGGCAGGCTCCCTGTTTGATCTGGGCGGCAAGGTGGCGCTGGTGACCGGCGCGACGGGCGGCCTGGGCGTGGCGCTGTGCGAGGCGCTGGGCGCCCATGGCGCCAGCGTGCTGGTATCGGACCACGATGCCGGCGCCTGCGCGCGGCGCGCGGCACGCCTGGGGGCGGCCGGCATCGACGCCGCGCCGCTGTGCATGGACCTGGCCGACATCGGCGGCATTGCCGCGCAGGCCGCGCGCGCGCTGGCCTGGAAAGGCGGCATCGACATCCTGGTGTGCAACGCCGGGGTGCAAGGCCCGGCCGGGCCGCTGGCCGAGATCGGCACGGCCGACTGGCAGCAGGTCATGGACATCAATCTGCGCTCGGTGCTCGAGCTCAGCACGCAGCTGCTGCCGGCGATGGCCGCACGCGGCGGCGGCAGCGTGATCCTGATGTCCAGCATTGCCGGGCTGCGCGGCAACAAGGCCATCGGCCTGTATGGCTTGTCCAAGGCCGCGCTGGCGCAGCTGGCGCGCAACCTGGCCGTCGAATGGGGGCCGCAGGGCATTCGCGCCAACGCGATCTCCCCGGGCCTGATCCGCACGCCACTGGCCACGCCGCTGCTTGGCGATGCGGCCTTCATGCAGCGCCGCCTCGCCCAGACCCCGCTGCGCCGCGTCGGCGAACCGCACGAGATCGCGGGCGCCGCTGTCATGCTGGCCAGCGCGGCCGGCGCCTTCATCACCGGACACAACCTCGTCATCGATGGCGGCACGACCATCGGCGACGGCAACTGA
- a CDS encoding fumarylacetoacetate hydrolase family protein — MKLATLRTEHPDGRLVVVSRDLSRMADAAAIAPHLRAAIEAWDTAAPALQALYAELNAGRHGGAQAFDSLLCAAPLPRAPQWCDGSAFLNHGRLMEKAFNIEPAPDAQSVPLMYQGASDDFLGPHADVPLPSEADGIDFEGEFGVIVGPVPMAVAPAEALAAVRLLVQINDWSLRTLGPREMRSGFGFLQAKPSSSFAPIALTPDELGPAWRDGRVHLRLQVQWNGAHFGAPHGGEMDFGFGELIAHAARTRRLSAGTVIGSGTVSNIDRAAGSACIAERRVLEILDHGAPRTAFMRFGDSVQMQAQCEGSGETPFGRIAQRVVQARP; from the coding sequence ATGAAACTTGCCACTCTCCGAACCGAACATCCCGACGGCCGCCTGGTGGTGGTGTCGCGCGACCTGTCGCGCATGGCCGATGCCGCGGCGATCGCACCGCATCTGCGCGCCGCCATCGAAGCCTGGGACACGGCAGCGCCCGCATTGCAGGCGCTGTATGCCGAGCTCAACGCGGGCCGGCATGGCGGCGCGCAGGCCTTCGATTCCTTGCTGTGTGCCGCGCCCCTGCCGCGCGCGCCGCAGTGGTGCGATGGCTCGGCGTTCCTGAACCATGGCCGGCTCATGGAAAAGGCCTTCAACATCGAGCCCGCGCCCGATGCGCAGTCGGTGCCACTGATGTACCAGGGCGCGAGCGACGATTTTCTCGGCCCGCATGCCGATGTGCCGCTGCCCAGCGAGGCCGACGGCATCGACTTCGAGGGCGAGTTCGGCGTGATCGTCGGGCCGGTGCCGATGGCCGTGGCGCCCGCCGAGGCGCTCGCCGCGGTGCGGCTGCTGGTGCAGATCAATGACTGGAGCCTGCGCACGCTGGGGCCGCGCGAGATGCGCAGCGGCTTTGGTTTCCTGCAGGCCAAGCCGTCGAGCAGCTTTGCGCCGATCGCGCTCACGCCCGACGAGCTGGGCCCGGCGTGGCGCGACGGCCGCGTGCATCTGCGCCTGCAGGTGCAGTGGAACGGCGCGCACTTCGGCGCGCCCCATGGCGGCGAGATGGATTTCGGCTTTGGCGAACTGATCGCGCATGCGGCGCGCACGCGCCGCCTGTCGGCGGGCACCGTGATCGGTTCGGGCACGGTATCCAACATCGACCGCGCCGCGGGTTCGGCCTGCATTGCCGAGCGCCGCGTGCTGGAAATCCTCGACCACGGCGCGCCGCGCACCGCCTTCATGCGCTTTGGCGACAGCGTGCAGATGCAGGCGCAGTGCGAGGGCAGCGGCGAGACGCCGTTCGGCCGCATCGCGCAGCGCGTCGTGCAGGCCCGGCCATGA
- a CDS encoding NAD-dependent epimerase/dehydratase family protein, with protein MNCVLVTGAQGFIGQVLVQRLLCEGLSGRAIDKLVLVDLAFDDPHGDARVQRISGSLADPAVLAAAMHEQPATIFHLASVPGGASERDPALGRRVNLDATLALIEACQALAKPPRLVYASSIAVYGDQPESGASEDQLPQPAISYGAHKLACEILLADASRRGWVDGCSVRLPGIVARQGENAGLASGFMSQLFWRLAQGQTIVLPVSPSGSCWWMSAKTCVDNLLHLGSMDSSRWDARRSYQMPVLHLDIAEVVAALAQRFGVDAAQLVRFAPDPVIDRIYARYPPLATPRAEQLGLRHDGNVAALIAHALGAAAPAAITAP; from the coding sequence ATGAACTGCGTACTGGTCACCGGCGCGCAGGGCTTCATTGGACAGGTACTGGTGCAGCGGCTGCTGTGCGAGGGCCTGTCGGGCCGGGCCATCGACAAGCTGGTGCTGGTCGACCTGGCGTTTGACGACCCGCACGGCGATGCGCGCGTGCAACGCATCAGCGGCAGCCTTGCCGATCCCGCCGTGCTGGCCGCCGCGATGCACGAGCAGCCCGCCACCATCTTCCACCTGGCCAGCGTGCCCGGCGGCGCTTCCGAGCGCGACCCGGCGCTGGGCCGCCGCGTGAATCTCGATGCCACGCTGGCGCTGATCGAAGCCTGCCAGGCGCTCGCCAAGCCGCCGCGGCTGGTCTATGCGAGCTCGATTGCCGTGTATGGCGACCAGCCCGAAAGCGGCGCCAGCGAGGACCAGCTGCCGCAGCCCGCGATCAGCTATGGCGCGCACAAGCTGGCATGTGAAATCCTGCTGGCCGATGCCAGCCGGCGCGGCTGGGTCGATGGCTGCTCGGTGCGGCTGCCGGGCATCGTCGCGCGCCAGGGCGAGAACGCGGGCCTGGCCTCGGGCTTCATGAGCCAGCTGTTCTGGCGCCTGGCGCAGGGCCAGACTATCGTGCTGCCGGTCTCGCCCTCGGGCAGCTGCTGGTGGATGTCGGCCAAGACCTGCGTGGACAATCTGCTGCATCTGGGCAGCATGGATTCAAGCCGCTGGGACGCGCGCCGCAGCTACCAGATGCCGGTGCTGCACCTGGACATCGCCGAAGTCGTCGCGGCGCTGGCGCAGCGCTTTGGCGTGGATGCGGCGCAGCTGGTGCGCTTCGCGCCCGACCCGGTCATCGACCGCATCTATGCACGCTATCCGCCACTGGCCACGCCCCGGGCCGAGCAGCTCGGACTGCGCCATGACGGCAACGTCGCAGCGCTGATCGCGCATGCGCTGGGCGCGGCCGCGCCGGCGGCCATCACGGCGCCGTAG